The genomic DNA CGCCTTCCGGCAAGTCGAACTGACGTGTCAACGGATCGAGTGTCGCGAACAATTCATTTTTCTCGTATGTGTCGGCATTGGTCAACCGGTTGAAGATCGTTGACTTCCCGGCATTCGTATAACCGACGAGCGCGATTTGGAACGTCTGGTTTTCTTTCCGGCGTTCGCGGTAGCGGGCACGGTGGGCAACCGATGTTTCGAGCTGTTTCTTGATTTCGTCGACACGACGACGGATGTGCCGGCGGTCGGTCTCAAGTTTTGATTCTCCGGGACCACGTGTCCCGATTCCACCGCCGAGCCGAGACAACTGCGTCCCTTGTCCGCTCAAGCGCGGCAGCAGGTAACTCATCTGGGCGAGTTCGACTTGGAGCTTCCCTTCCCGCGACTGGGCACGGCCGGCGAAGATATCGAGAATCAACTGGGTCCGGTCAATCAATTTGATTGATTCCGGATCTTCGAGGGCAATCCGGATGTTTTTCATCTGTCCCGGTGTGACTTCGGCATTAAAAATAATCAAATCCGGTTCAAGTTCCTGTGCCAACGCAACAAGTTCCTCGACCTTCCCTTTTCCAATAAACGTGCGGCGGTCGATCGATTGACGCTTTTGATCGAGTCGTCCTACCACGACGGCGTGCGCAGTCGTAACGAGTGCTTCGAGCTCCGCGACCGATTCTTCATAAATATGATCCGGCACACCGGGGAGCTGACAACCGACGACGATGACGCGTTCTGACATATAATCATTCCTTTCAAAATAACA from Exiguobacterium sibiricum 7-3 includes the following:
- the hflX gene encoding GTPase HflX is translated as MSERVIVVGCQLPGVPDHIYEESVAELEALVTTAHAVVVGRLDQKRQSIDRRTFIGKGKVEELVALAQELEPDLIIFNAEVTPGQMKNIRIALEDPESIKLIDRTQLILDIFAGRAQSREGKLQVELAQMSYLLPRLSGQGTQLSRLGGGIGTRGPGESKLETDRRHIRRRVDEIKKQLETSVAHRARYRERRKENQTFQIALVGYTNAGKSTIFNRLTNADTYEKNELFATLDPLTRQFDLPEGGQILLTDTVGFIQDLPTKLIAAFRSTLEEVLEADLIIHVIDASSEHYLNQMQTTNDVLDELGAGDIPQLEVFNKKDQLTDLFTGGKLLISALDPADIERLTVEIEKAISEILEYLEIRIPVNAFAHYNPAKEVMMNLTEQYEEDGSVTLKGYLRKDTRLYSTLKQYEV